In a single window of the Desulfuromonas sp. genome:
- a CDS encoding fibronectin type III domain-containing protein, with product MENKIVKTQLGKKHSGGSRMDYQPPLRSRGQMIFSLLICLGVFLAFSTQVSAAPLKVNSGDFISVAAKEVSPGQVDLDWVFSLSDSASGYSIERSQSPNSGFAEVMRTEGVLCRCSDANLSEGQTYFYRVRAYQKRWKRVIYSPYSETFSVTTEISSEPIPEVSVPGSFEFSA from the coding sequence ATGGAAAACAAAATAGTCAAAACACAACTCGGAAAAAAACACTCTGGAGGTAGTCGCATGGATTATCAACCCCCCCTTCGTTCCCGCGGGCAAATGATATTTTCCCTTCTGATCTGCCTGGGGGTCTTCCTGGCTTTTTCCACCCAAGTCTCAGCAGCGCCGCTCAAAGTCAATTCCGGGGACTTTATCTCCGTTGCGGCCAAAGAGGTTTCCCCGGGCCAGGTCGATCTTGACTGGGTCTTCAGCCTCAGCGATTCGGCGAGTGGGTATTCCATCGAGCGCAGCCAGAGCCCGAACAGCGGATTCGCCGAGGTCATGAGAACCGAAGGAGTTCTCTGCCGTTGCAGTGATGCGAATCTCTCCGAAGGGCAGACCTACTTCTATCGGGTGCGGGCCTATCAAAAACGGTGGAAAAGGGTTATTTATTCCCCTTATTCCGAAACATTCAGTGTCACGACCGAAATCAGCAGTGAGCCCATTCCCGAGGTGTCCGTCCCCGGATCCTTCGAGTTCTCGGCC
- a CDS encoding 4Fe-4S binding protein, translating to MTTSSASIQFHPGHSGRALHKWLLALVMVTVIALGWKYPLLGFAVPAAMATGIVGGLFRGRFVCGNICPRGSFFDTYFNLVGSSKPVPPFLQSMGFRWSALAAMMGFMTWRILQDPGSLSHWGSVFWSICAITTGLGVVLGLAYRPRTWCSFCPVGTMQNALGGHKDPLRIDAGCKSCRICEKNCPMGLSIAEHKEAGQIPHRDCLKCSSCETTCPAGALSWDKAA from the coding sequence ATGACCACTTCTTCAGCCTCGATACAATTCCACCCCGGCCACTCCGGCAGAGCACTTCACAAATGGCTTTTGGCCCTGGTGATGGTGACCGTCATCGCCCTGGGTTGGAAATATCCCCTGCTCGGTTTTGCCGTCCCGGCAGCCATGGCCACGGGCATTGTCGGCGGGCTGTTCAGGGGCCGTTTCGTATGCGGGAACATCTGCCCCCGCGGCAGCTTCTTCGACACCTACTTCAACCTTGTCGGGAGCTCAAAGCCCGTGCCCCCCTTCCTGCAAAGCATGGGATTCCGCTGGTCTGCCCTGGCAGCCATGATGGGCTTCATGACCTGGCGCATCCTTCAGGACCCCGGCAGCCTCAGTCACTGGGGAAGCGTCTTCTGGTCCATATGCGCCATCACAACCGGCCTCGGCGTGGTTCTTGGCCTTGCATACCGCCCGCGCACCTGGTGCTCTTTCTGTCCGGTGGGGACGATGCAGAACGCCCTTGGGGGCCACAAGGATCCCCTCCGGATCGACGCCGGCTGCAAGTCCTGCCGCATCTGCGAAAAGAACTGCCCCATGGGGCTTTCCATCGCCGAGCACAAGGAGGCGGGCCAGATCCCTCACCGGGACTGCCTCAAGTGCTCCTCCTGCGAAACAACCTGCCCCGCCGGAGCCCTTTCCTGGGACAAGGCCGCCTGA